In Desulfomicrobium apsheronum, a single window of DNA contains:
- the ahbD gene encoding heme b synthase — translation MQKHPHHGAGPSGLDGPPAGHPGGHQGGHPGGHPGGKPGGHPGGMVTTLSDGTPACKLIAWEVTRSCNLACKHCRAEAHLEPYEGELDTAEAKALIDTFQQVGNPIIIFTGGDPMMRADVYELIRYATDKGLRCVMSPNGTLITPETAQKMREAGVQRCSISIDGPDAQSHDEFRGVQGAFDASMRGIEYLKEAGIEFQVNTTVTRANLSSFKKIFDLCEHIGAVAWHIFLLVPTGRAAQLGAEVITGQEYEDVLNWFYDFRKTTNMHLKATCAPHYYRIMRQRAKAEGVPVTPENFGLDAMTRGCLGGTGFCFISHVGQVQPCGYLELDCGNIRTTPFPEIWRSSKQFKQFRTQDEYEGKCGICEYHKVCGGCRARAYSMNDNYMGEEPLCTYIPKLAERRKA, via the coding sequence ATGCAAAAACATCCTCATCACGGCGCGGGCCCCTCAGGTCTGGACGGGCCCCCTGCCGGGCATCCCGGTGGTCATCAGGGTGGGCACCCGGGCGGACATCCCGGAGGCAAACCCGGCGGACACCCGGGCGGCATGGTCACGACCCTGTCCGACGGCACTCCGGCCTGCAAGCTCATCGCCTGGGAAGTGACCCGCTCCTGCAACCTGGCCTGCAAGCATTGCCGTGCGGAAGCGCACCTGGAGCCCTACGAGGGCGAGCTGGACACGGCCGAGGCCAAGGCGCTCATCGACACCTTTCAGCAGGTCGGCAATCCCATCATCATCTTCACCGGCGGCGATCCCATGATGCGCGCCGATGTCTATGAGCTCATCCGCTACGCCACCGACAAGGGTCTGCGCTGTGTCATGTCGCCCAACGGGACGCTGATCACTCCGGAAACCGCGCAGAAGATGCGCGAGGCCGGGGTGCAGCGCTGCTCCATTTCCATCGATGGACCCGACGCCCAGAGCCACGACGAGTTTCGCGGCGTGCAGGGCGCGTTCGACGCGTCCATGCGCGGCATCGAGTACCTGAAGGAAGCCGGCATCGAATTCCAGGTCAACACCACCGTGACCCGTGCGAACCTGAGCAGCTTCAAGAAGATCTTCGACCTTTGCGAACACATAGGAGCCGTGGCCTGGCACATCTTCCTGCTGGTGCCCACGGGCCGGGCCGCCCAGCTCGGGGCGGAGGTCATCACGGGCCAGGAATACGAGGACGTGCTCAACTGGTTCTACGATTTCCGCAAGACCACGAACATGCACTTAAAGGCCACCTGCGCCCCGCACTACTACCGCATCATGCGCCAGCGGGCCAAGGCCGAAGGCGTGCCGGTCACGCCCGAAAACTTCGGCCTCGACGCCATGACCCGTGGCTGTCTCGGCGGAACGGGCTTCTGCTTCATTTCCCACGTCGGCCAGGTCCAGCCCTGCGGCTACCTGGAGCTTGACTGCGGCAACATCCGCACCACCCCGTTCCCTGAAATCTGGCGTTCGTCGAAGCAGTTCAAGCAGTTCCGCACCCAGGATGAATACGAAGGCAAGTGCGGCATCTGTGAATACCACAAGGTCTGCGGCGGCTGCCGTGCCAGGGCGTACTCCATGAACGACAACTACATGGGCGAAGAACCGCTGTGCACGTACATTCCCAAACTCGCCGAACGGCGCAAAGCCTGA
- a CDS encoding zinc-ribbon domain-containing protein has protein sequence MNIICPKCGFGRTVNEEKLPPKAVMATCPKCRNRFKFREIAPLEHIEPTTDSPLPAPALAPENQGTQEEAQGPVQPEQAPHGPVESPTPPHDEDLWNELAALKEDEEEDDSQAEYRPEPSLPLWERVSSGYPRAFAQTFLEVLANPKAFFSAMPVGYGMVKPLLFFLIIVQAVALSQSIWQLLGIIPPNALTENLDNTLQAALSLILYPIEVCIFLFLDTAMNHFFLRLFKADTKGFEGTFRAETYSAAPMLLMIVPYIGLPLAMIGVVVYKFLGLRHVHGATNKQVLAVLILPMLLAITVAIVLTLLTGGI, from the coding sequence ATGAACATCATCTGTCCCAAGTGCGGATTCGGACGCACTGTCAACGAAGAGAAGCTGCCTCCAAAAGCGGTCATGGCCACTTGTCCCAAGTGCCGGAATCGCTTCAAATTCCGTGAAATAGCTCCGCTAGAACATATTGAACCAACAACCGATTCCCCGCTCCCGGCACCAGCGCTCGCCCCTGAAAACCAGGGCACGCAGGAAGAGGCGCAAGGCCCGGTCCAGCCGGAGCAGGCGCCCCACGGACCCGTCGAATCGCCCACGCCTCCGCATGACGAAGATCTTTGGAACGAACTGGCCGCGCTCAAGGAGGACGAGGAGGAAGATGATTCCCAGGCCGAGTACCGGCCGGAACCGTCCCTGCCGCTGTGGGAGCGTGTCAGCTCCGGGTATCCGCGCGCTTTCGCCCAGACCTTCCTTGAGGTGCTGGCCAATCCCAAGGCCTTTTTCTCGGCCATGCCTGTCGGATACGGGATGGTCAAACCGCTGCTTTTCTTCCTGATCATCGTCCAGGCCGTGGCCCTGTCCCAATCCATCTGGCAGCTCTTGGGCATCATCCCACCGAACGCGCTGACCGAGAATCTGGACAACACGTTGCAGGCGGCGCTCTCGCTCATTTTGTACCCGATTGAAGTCTGCATCTTCCTGTTTCTCGACACCGCCATGAACCACTTCTTTCTGCGGCTCTTCAAGGCGGACACCAAAGGCTTCGAGGGCACCTTCAGAGCCGAGACCTACAGCGCGGCGCCCATGCTGCTCATGATCGTCCCGTACATCGGCCTGCCCTTGGCCATGATCGGAGTGGTCGTGTACAAATTCCTGGGACTGCGCCATGTGCACGGCGCCACGAACAAACAGGTGCTGGCCGTCCTGATCCTGCCCATGCTGCTGGCCATAACCGTCGCCATCGTCCTGACGCTGTTGACCGGAGGGATCTGA
- a CDS encoding LytR/AlgR family response regulator transcription factor, with amino-acid sequence MTSPIHCLLVDDEPPALDELSYLLSGFEDVRIVGTAMSASQAMEEIVRLRPEVVFQDIQMPGATGFHVLERALKCPEPPLFVFATAYDQYAIRAFEENAVDYLLKPVSRERLANCLGRLRNQLRHMNPGQAAQPKLEELLKGMGLGQPLVRISVEHRGRVLLLGHADVVVIRTEGRRTLVHTRDTQYVHHGPGTLDRLEEKLAALSFFRANRGELVNLAQVRDFAPWFNGKYLLTMRDHAATEITVSKARVRDFRDQLGLA; translated from the coding sequence ATGACATCCCCTATCCATTGCCTGCTTGTCGATGACGAACCGCCCGCCCTGGACGAGCTGTCCTATCTTCTGTCCGGTTTTGAAGACGTGCGGATCGTCGGCACGGCCATGTCCGCATCGCAGGCCATGGAAGAAATCGTGCGACTGCGCCCCGAAGTGGTCTTTCAGGACATCCAGATGCCCGGCGCGACCGGCTTCCATGTTCTGGAGCGGGCGCTTAAATGCCCCGAGCCGCCGCTCTTCGTCTTTGCCACGGCCTACGACCAATATGCCATCCGCGCTTTCGAGGAGAACGCGGTGGATTATCTGCTCAAGCCCGTCTCCCGCGAGCGCCTGGCCAACTGCCTGGGGCGGCTGCGCAACCAGCTGCGCCACATGAACCCGGGCCAGGCCGCGCAGCCGAAGCTGGAAGAGCTGCTGAAAGGCATGGGGCTCGGCCAACCGCTGGTACGCATCTCCGTGGAGCACCGGGGGCGCGTGCTGCTGCTTGGGCACGCCGATGTCGTCGTCATCCGCACGGAAGGACGCCGCACACTCGTGCACACGCGCGACACGCAGTACGTGCACCACGGTCCCGGCACCCTGGATCGCCTGGAGGAAAAACTCGCAGCCCTGTCCTTCTTTCGCGCCAACCGGGGCGAGCTGGTCAATCTGGCGCAGGTCAGGGATTTCGCGCCCTGGTTCAACGGCAAATATCTTTTGACCATGCGCGATCACGCGGCCACCGAAATCACCGTCAGCAAGGCCAGGGTGCGCGATTTTCGCGACCAGCTCGGCCTTGCGTAA
- the crcB gene encoding fluoride efflux transporter CrcB — translation MSKIALIALAGACGTLCRYWLSGLVYDVMGRDFPWGTWAVNITGCFLFGLVWILSEERGLLSAQARILILTGFMGAFTTFSTFIFESGGILGDGQWLKLALNLAGQNVVGFAALYLGTGLGRIV, via the coding sequence ATGTCGAAAATTGCCTTGATAGCCCTGGCCGGGGCGTGCGGAACACTGTGCCGCTACTGGCTCTCGGGGCTGGTCTACGATGTCATGGGGCGGGATTTTCCCTGGGGCACCTGGGCGGTGAACATCACGGGCTGCTTCCTGTTCGGGCTGGTCTGGATCCTGTCCGAGGAGCGGGGCCTCCTGTCGGCGCAGGCCCGAATCCTGATTCTCACCGGCTTCATGGGCGCGTTCACGACCTTCTCGACCTTCATCTTTGAAAGCGGCGGCATCCTTGGCGACGGACAGTGGCTCAAGCTGGCCCTCAACCTGGCAGGGCAGAATGTGGTGGGGTTCGCGGCCCTTTACCTGGGTACGGGTCTGGGCAGGATCGTTTAG
- the fliS gene encoding flagellar export chaperone FliS — protein MHKAANAYMQTQVTTTTPGHLVVMLYDGAITFLEQAKGEIEAKNFAKKGILISQALDIIAELDGSLNADKGGEIARNLHKLYVYCSTRLLQANLKMDIAMVDEVIGILSSFRSAFSEISKNPAHQAPPRAAAYYAR, from the coding sequence GTGCACAAAGCCGCCAACGCCTACATGCAGACCCAGGTCACCACCACAACCCCCGGCCATCTCGTGGTCATGCTTTACGACGGGGCCATCACCTTCCTGGAGCAGGCCAAGGGAGAGATCGAGGCGAAAAACTTTGCCAAGAAGGGCATCCTCATTTCCCAGGCTCTCGATATCATAGCCGAGCTCGACGGCTCCCTGAACGCGGACAAAGGAGGGGAGATCGCCCGGAACCTGCACAAGCTCTACGTGTATTGCAGCACCCGCCTGCTGCAGGCCAACCTCAAGATGGATATCGCAATGGTGGACGAAGTGATCGGCATCCTGTCCTCTTTCAGATCCGCCTTTTCGGAGATTTCCAAGAACCCGGCTCACCAGGCGCCTCCCAGGGCGGCCGCCTATTACGCCAGATAG
- a CDS encoding AsnC family transcriptional regulator codes for MDDFDKKILDMIQTGFPLEARPYEEIGLKVGLTEAETLARVRALTEKGVIRRIGANFQSKKLGWHSTLCSAAVPEDKLDEFIAEVNKLPGVTHNYLRQHRQNIWFTFIGPSWEDVQETLAKITRKTGISILNLPATKMYKIQVDFKMGDREE; via the coding sequence ATGGATGATTTTGACAAGAAGATCCTGGACATGATCCAGACCGGCTTCCCGCTCGAAGCCCGGCCCTATGAAGAGATCGGCCTCAAGGTCGGCCTGACCGAGGCCGAGACTCTGGCCCGCGTACGGGCGCTGACGGAAAAAGGCGTGATCCGCCGCATCGGGGCCAACTTCCAGTCCAAGAAGCTGGGCTGGCACTCGACCCTGTGCTCCGCCGCCGTGCCCGAGGACAAGCTGGACGAATTCATCGCAGAGGTGAACAAACTTCCCGGCGTGACGCACAACTACCTGCGCCAGCACCGTCAGAACATCTGGTTCACCTTCATCGGCCCGTCCTGGGAAGATGTGCAGGAGACCCTGGCCAAAATCACCCGCAAGACGGGCATCTCCATCCTGAACCTGCCCGCGACCAAGATGTACAAGATTCAGGTCGACTTCAAGATGGGCGACAGGGAGGAATGA
- a CDS encoding LytS/YhcK type 5TM receptor domain-containing protein encodes MNSDALILALAERLGLIVAGAFLLLTITPIHKMRLRQGPSWRSTLLQILFFGAAGILGTYGGNLVSQSVANLRAMAVITGGLFGGPVVGIASGLIAGGHRILIDIGGFSAVPCGLSTMIEGAVAGLLTLYLKERSVDWRWAAGLALGGETLHMGMVLALSHSFTEAVELVRIIAAPMIILNTLGAATFVQVINVVFRYRARQDSVQAQEILDIANSTVSHLRSGLTPESALATARIIHSRVAVGAVAITDETNVLAHIGVGDDHHLAGRPIITEATRTVLETGQPMFLSAKEGIGCGHPNCPFASAIIVPLTKGGSVAGTLKFYGTASKSLDLLLFELGKGLGNLFSTQLELENIQITERMLAHAEIRRLQAQINPHFLFNSLNTITSFCRTSPEKARSLLQDLSSYLRKSLEASRGFVPLSEELDQIRCYLAIEQARFGERIRIDFDVQEGCESWPIPPLIIQPLVENSVRHGILAHENGGEIRVQVRKEGACLHVEVKDDGVGMDQTQVNRLFAKTRLDSRSGGIGVRNCFQRLEQIFGPSYLPQVVSAPGQGTCIDFMLPMPARV; translated from the coding sequence ATGAATTCCGACGCCCTCATCCTGGCCCTGGCCGAACGCCTCGGACTCATCGTGGCCGGAGCCTTTTTGCTCCTGACCATCACCCCCATCCACAAGATGCGCCTGCGCCAGGGCCCCTCGTGGCGTTCGACGCTGCTGCAGATCCTCTTCTTCGGCGCGGCCGGAATCCTGGGCACGTACGGGGGCAATCTCGTCTCCCAGTCCGTGGCCAATCTTCGGGCCATGGCCGTTATCACGGGCGGCCTCTTCGGCGGCCCCGTGGTCGGCATCGCTTCCGGACTGATCGCAGGAGGACACCGCATCCTCATCGATATCGGCGGATTCAGCGCCGTGCCTTGCGGCCTGTCGACCATGATCGAAGGCGCGGTCGCCGGGCTGCTGACCCTCTACCTCAAGGAACGCAGCGTGGACTGGCGCTGGGCGGCCGGGCTGGCTCTGGGCGGCGAGACGCTGCACATGGGCATGGTCCTGGCCCTGTCCCACTCCTTTACGGAAGCCGTGGAACTGGTGCGCATCATCGCCGCGCCCATGATCATCCTGAACACCCTGGGCGCGGCCACCTTCGTACAGGTCATCAACGTGGTCTTCCGGTACCGGGCCAGGCAGGATTCGGTCCAAGCCCAGGAAATCCTCGACATCGCCAACTCAACGGTGAGTCACCTGCGCTCCGGGCTGACCCCGGAGAGCGCCCTGGCCACGGCGCGCATCATCCACAGCCGGGTCGCGGTCGGCGCCGTGGCCATCACCGACGAAACCAACGTCCTGGCCCACATCGGCGTCGGCGACGACCATCACTTGGCCGGACGGCCCATCATCACCGAGGCCACCCGGACCGTGCTCGAAACCGGACAGCCCATGTTTCTGAGCGCAAAGGAGGGCATCGGCTGCGGACACCCGAACTGTCCCTTTGCCTCGGCCATCATCGTGCCCCTGACCAAGGGCGGAAGCGTCGCCGGGACGCTCAAATTCTATGGCACGGCCAGCAAATCCCTCGACCTGCTGCTCTTCGAGCTGGGCAAGGGGCTTGGCAACCTCTTTTCCACCCAGCTCGAACTGGAAAACATCCAGATCACCGAGCGCATGCTCGCCCATGCCGAAATCCGCCGCCTCCAGGCCCAGATCAATCCCCACTTCCTGTTCAACTCCCTGAACACCATCACTTCCTTTTGCCGCACCAGCCCTGAAAAGGCCCGCAGCCTGCTCCAGGACCTGTCCAGCTACCTGCGCAAGAGCCTGGAGGCCAGCCGGGGATTCGTGCCCCTGTCCGAGGAACTGGACCAGATCCGCTGCTATCTGGCCATCGAGCAGGCCCGTTTCGGCGAACGCATCCGGATCGACTTCGACGTACAGGAAGGATGCGAATCCTGGCCCATCCCGCCGCTGATCATCCAGCCCCTGGTCGAAAACAGCGTGCGCCACGGCATCCTGGCCCATGAAAACGGCGGCGAGATCCGCGTGCAGGTGCGCAAGGAAGGCGCTTGCCTGCATGTGGAGGTCAAGGATGACGGGGTGGGCATGGACCAGACCCAGGTCAACCGGCTGTTCGCCAAGACCAGGCTGGATTCGCGTTCAGGCGGGATCGGCGTGCGCAACTGCTTCCAGCGGCTGGAACAGATCTTTGGACCGTCCTACCTGCCGCAGGTCGTCAGCGCGCCCGGTCAGGGCACCTGTATCGACTTCATGCTGCCCATGCCGGCCCGGGTCTAA
- the hemB gene encoding porphobilinogen synthase: MNTFHRGRRLRSRSVLRDMVRESRLGREDLIQPYFVVEADPDFKKPIGSMPGQFQLGLNQLLNEVGPAVDAGLKSLILFGIPVEKDPAGTQAYAEDGIVQEAIRRIKSRWPELIVVADTCLCEYTSHGHCGLVSPEGVVQNDPTLALLARTAVAQAQAGADIIAPSDMMDGRVAAIREALDEKGFLDTPIMSYAVKYSSAFYGPFRDAAESAPKFGDRKTYQMDPANWREGLREAAADVEEGADILMVKPGLPYLDIIRLVRDNFDLPVAAYQVSGEYSQIKAAAMNGWIDETAVALESLIAFKRAGADLILSYFTQDLLKAGHI, from the coding sequence ATGAACACCTTTCATCGCGGCCGCCGGCTGCGTTCAAGGAGCGTCCTGCGGGACATGGTGAGGGAGAGCCGGCTGGGACGGGAGGACCTGATCCAGCCGTATTTCGTGGTCGAAGCGGACCCAGACTTCAAGAAGCCCATCGGTTCCATGCCCGGCCAGTTCCAGCTGGGCCTGAACCAGCTCTTGAACGAAGTGGGTCCGGCCGTGGATGCGGGTCTCAAAAGCCTCATCCTCTTCGGCATCCCCGTTGAAAAAGATCCGGCCGGCACCCAGGCCTATGCCGAAGACGGCATCGTGCAGGAGGCCATCCGCCGCATCAAGAGCCGCTGGCCCGAGCTGATCGTGGTCGCGGACACCTGCCTGTGCGAATATACCTCCCACGGGCACTGCGGACTGGTCTCCCCCGAAGGAGTGGTCCAGAACGATCCGACCCTGGCGCTACTGGCCCGCACGGCAGTGGCCCAGGCCCAGGCCGGCGCGGACATCATCGCCCCCTCGGACATGATGGACGGTCGGGTGGCGGCCATCCGGGAAGCCCTCGATGAAAAGGGCTTCCTGGACACGCCCATCATGTCCTACGCGGTCAAATATTCCTCGGCCTTTTACGGCCCCTTCCGCGACGCGGCCGAAAGCGCGCCCAAATTCGGAGACCGCAAGACCTACCAGATGGACCCCGCCAATTGGCGCGAAGGCCTGCGCGAAGCCGCAGCCGACGTGGAAGAGGGCGCGGACATCCTCATGGTCAAGCCGGGCCTGCCCTATCTGGACATCATCCGTCTGGTCCGTGACAACTTCGACCTGCCCGTGGCCGCCTATCAGGTCAGCGGGGAATACAGCCAGATCAAGGCCGCGGCCATGAACGGCTGGATCGACGAAACCGCCGTGGCGCTCGAAAGCCTCATCGCATTCAAGCGGGCCGGGGCGGACCTGATCCTTTCCTACTTCACCCAAGACCTGCTCAAGGCGGGACACATATAA
- the rpe gene encoding ribulose-phosphate 3-epimerase, with amino-acid sequence MMREFILSPSLLSSDFGALRSELTALEEAGLKWVHWDVMDGAFVPNITFGPPIIKRLRKTSGLFFDVHLMIERPERYIQEFADAGADLLCIHAESTLHLERTVSAIREAGMQAGLSLNPATPLGVVEYLLPQLDMVLIMSVNPGFGGQSFIPFCKDKIATLSAMIRSRGLQTLIQVDGGVTLHNAKELFDLGADVLVSGSAFFGFPPYAERHKAFQEAVGAK; translated from the coding sequence ATGATGCGCGAATTCATTCTCTCGCCATCCCTTTTGTCCTCGGATTTCGGCGCGCTGCGCTCCGAGCTGACCGCCCTTGAAGAGGCCGGCCTCAAATGGGTGCACTGGGATGTCATGGACGGAGCCTTCGTGCCGAACATCACCTTCGGCCCTCCGATCATCAAGCGCCTGCGCAAGACCTCCGGGCTCTTCTTCGACGTGCACCTCATGATCGAACGTCCCGAACGCTACATTCAGGAATTCGCCGACGCGGGCGCCGATCTGCTGTGCATCCACGCCGAAAGCACGCTGCACCTCGAACGCACGGTCAGCGCCATCCGCGAGGCTGGCATGCAGGCCGGGCTGTCGCTGAATCCGGCCACGCCGCTGGGTGTCGTCGAGTATCTGCTGCCCCAGCTGGACATGGTGCTCATCATGAGCGTGAATCCGGGTTTTGGCGGCCAGTCCTTCATTCCGTTCTGCAAGGACAAGATCGCGACCCTGTCCGCCATGATCCGCTCACGCGGGCTACAGACCCTGATCCAGGTCGACGGAGGCGTGACCTTGCACAACGCGAAGGAACTCTTTGACCTTGGGGCAGATGTTCTGGTCTCAGGCTCCGCCTTCTTCGGGTTCCCGCCGTATGCCGAGCGGCACAAGGCATTCCAGGAAGCCGTAGGCGCGAAATAG
- the asnB gene encoding asparagine synthase (glutamine-hydrolyzing): MCGIAGFFNPSGISPQSNVLSSMAQALAHRGPDHQGLFQDRCCALAYRRLSVIDLAGGNQPVVHEPSGAVLVFNGEIYNYQPLRAELASLGHVFRTHSDSEVLLAAYLQWGAKCLRRLVGMFAFAVWTPRAQTLFLARDRMGKKPLFYTLLPDGTLIFASEIKAILRFPGVPRGMNPLAMDRLLDYGFNLAPDTFLQGISQVPPAHTLLADGSGHRTAPYWDIPMDRPVAKISEDEAAEGLRHHLVEAVRDRLVADVPVASYLSGGIDSSSVTGLYAHLSNAPVHTLSIAFEDAGYDERHFARMVSSSFGTSHHEFLCAIAEEEIEKLVWHLESPLVTLLNLPLYLLSRQISDMGFKVVLSGDGADEILGGYDYFKLLKLMDFIGRNESAGRANLLRRVFPGITSQQQAWMQYAALKGYPAAHPALPYRFQAFQFKNQLMSDGFVNRLLPIIGARDDELPVVPGDRPLMDQALYLETKMRLPNLTLALADTMSMANSVELRSPFMDHRLVEYVFSLPSHLKMRGLNEKYLLKKSFRTFLPPAISQRRKQPLAPPSKWFVRMFRGMIGDVLSAASVRDKGYFRPEFTDHMLREFDADSPMDYSGVIIVALFVHLFDDLFVSAKSPRGC; the protein is encoded by the coding sequence ATGTGCGGCATAGCCGGTTTTTTCAATCCGAGCGGAATCTCTCCGCAAAGCAACGTCCTTTCGTCCATGGCCCAAGCCCTGGCTCATCGCGGACCGGACCACCAGGGCCTGTTCCAGGACCGCTGCTGCGCCCTGGCCTACAGACGGCTTTCCGTCATAGATCTGGCGGGGGGCAATCAACCCGTGGTCCATGAACCGTCCGGGGCGGTCCTGGTTTTCAACGGCGAAATCTATAATTACCAGCCGCTCCGGGCCGAACTTGCCAGTCTTGGCCATGTTTTCCGCACCCATTCGGACTCTGAAGTCCTGCTCGCGGCCTACCTGCAGTGGGGCGCCAAATGCCTGCGCCGCCTGGTCGGCATGTTCGCCTTCGCGGTCTGGACCCCTCGGGCGCAAACGCTCTTCCTGGCCCGGGACCGCATGGGCAAGAAACCACTTTTTTACACGCTCCTGCCCGACGGAACCCTGATCTTCGCATCCGAGATCAAGGCCATCCTGCGCTTTCCAGGTGTACCGCGCGGCATGAACCCCCTGGCCATGGACCGGCTGCTTGACTATGGATTCAACCTGGCTCCGGATACGTTCCTGCAGGGAATCAGCCAGGTTCCACCCGCCCACACCCTGCTGGCAGACGGCAGCGGCCATCGGACTGCCCCTTACTGGGACATCCCCATGGACCGGCCCGTGGCCAAAATATCCGAGGACGAAGCCGCCGAGGGTCTGCGCCATCATCTGGTCGAAGCCGTGCGCGATCGCCTCGTGGCCGACGTGCCCGTTGCCTCGTACCTCAGCGGAGGCATCGACTCCAGCAGCGTGACCGGACTTTACGCGCACCTCTCGAACGCCCCCGTCCACACCCTCTCCATCGCCTTCGAGGACGCGGGCTATGACGAACGCCATTTCGCGCGCATGGTCTCAAGCTCGTTCGGAACCAGCCACCACGAATTCCTCTGCGCCATTGCGGAAGAAGAAATCGAAAAGCTGGTCTGGCATCTGGAGAGCCCGCTGGTCACCCTCCTGAATCTGCCCCTCTATCTTTTATCAAGACAAATCAGTGATATGGGCTTCAAGGTGGTCCTGTCCGGAGACGGGGCAGACGAAATCCTGGGCGGGTACGACTACTTCAAGCTCTTAAAGCTCATGGACTTCATCGGCAGAAACGAAAGCGCCGGCCGCGCAAATCTGCTGCGCCGGGTCTTTCCCGGCATCACCTCACAGCAGCAGGCCTGGATGCAGTATGCCGCCCTCAAAGGCTATCCTGCCGCGCATCCGGCTCTGCCCTACAGATTCCAGGCCTTCCAATTCAAGAACCAGCTCATGAGCGACGGGTTCGTGAACCGGTTGCTGCCCATTATCGGTGCCAGGGACGACGAACTGCCAGTCGTTCCGGGAGACAGACCCCTCATGGACCAGGCCCTGTACCTGGAGACCAAGATGCGCCTGCCGAACCTGACCCTGGCCCTGGCCGACACCATGAGCATGGCCAACTCCGTCGAACTGCGTTCGCCGTTCATGGACCACCGGCTGGTGGAGTACGTCTTCTCCCTGCCCAGCCATCTCAAGATGCGCGGCCTCAATGAAAAGTACCTACTCAAAAAGAGTTTCCGCACCTTCCTGCCCCCGGCCATCAGCCAACGCCGCAAGCAGCCCCTGGCTCCTCCGAGCAAGTGGTTCGTGCGCATGTTCAGAGGCATGATCGGTGATGTTCTCTCTGCCGCCAGCGTGCGCGACAAGGGCTATTTCAGGCCCGAATTCACGGACCACATGCTGCGCGAGTTCGATGCGGACAGCCCCATGGACTACAGCGGTGTGATCATTGTCGCCCTCTTCGTGCATCTCTTCGACGACCTCTTCGTGTCCGCCAAATCCCCGCGCGGTTGCTAA
- the ahbC gene encoding 12,18-didecarboxysiroheme deacetylase: MIGISKLYCGTVEPSDALRYGRNSAQLPSHLLQFAKDKKPVVVWNMTQRCNLKCVHCYAHAVEPSNHKDPISTDQAKAMIDDLAKFGAPVILFSGGEPLVREDLVDLAKYATSTGMRAVISTNGTLITKAKARELKEVGLSYVGISLDGAEAVHDQFRGVTGAYKLALKGVENCQAEGLKVGLRFTINKRNAAEIPHLFDLVESLEVPRICFYHLVYSGRGSELIKEDLDHAETRAVVDLIMDRTRALHDKGKPKEVLTVDNHADGPYVYFRMLKEDPKRAAEVMELLKMNEGNSTGRGIGCISWDGSVHADQFMRHHTFGNVLERPFSEIWVDEKIELLHKLKDKRPHVKGRCATCRFLNICGGNFRARAEAFYDDFWAHDPACYLTDEEISGEKL; this comes from the coding sequence ATGATCGGTATTTCAAAATTATACTGCGGCACGGTGGAACCTTCCGATGCACTTCGCTACGGACGCAATTCCGCCCAACTCCCCTCTCACCTGCTGCAGTTCGCCAAGGACAAAAAGCCCGTTGTGGTCTGGAACATGACCCAGCGCTGCAATCTCAAATGTGTGCATTGCTACGCCCACGCCGTTGAGCCGAGCAATCACAAGGACCCCATCTCCACGGATCAGGCCAAGGCCATGATCGACGACCTGGCCAAGTTCGGCGCGCCGGTCATCCTCTTTTCCGGCGGCGAACCCCTGGTACGCGAAGATCTGGTGGACCTGGCCAAATACGCCACCTCCACGGGGATGCGCGCGGTAATCTCCACCAACGGGACGCTCATCACCAAGGCCAAGGCCCGCGAACTCAAGGAAGTAGGACTGTCCTACGTCGGCATCTCTCTTGATGGCGCCGAGGCTGTGCACGACCAGTTTCGCGGCGTGACCGGTGCCTACAAACTGGCGCTCAAGGGCGTGGAAAACTGTCAGGCCGAAGGGCTCAAGGTGGGACTCAGATTCACCATCAACAAGCGCAACGCCGCCGAGATTCCGCACCTCTTCGATCTGGTCGAATCCCTGGAAGTCCCGCGTATCTGTTTTTATCACCTGGTCTATTCGGGCCGCGGTTCCGAACTTATCAAGGAAGATCTGGATCACGCCGAGACCCGCGCCGTGGTCGATCTGATCATGGACCGCACCCGCGCCCTGCACGACAAGGGCAAGCCCAAGGAAGTGCTGACCGTGGACAACCACGCCGACGGTCCCTACGTCTATTTCCGCATGCTCAAGGAAGACCCCAAGCGCGCTGCCGAAGTCATGGAATTATTGAAGATGAACGAAGGCAATTCCACGGGACGCGGCATCGGCTGCATCTCTTGGGACGGCTCCGTGCACGCGGACCAGTTCATGCGTCACCACACCTTCGGCAACGTGCTGGAGCGCCCCTTCTCCGAGATCTGGGTCGACGAGAAAATCGAGCTTCTGCACAAGCTCAAGGACAAGCGCCCGCATGTGAAAGGCCGCTGCGCCACCTGCCGCTTCCTGAACATCTGCGGCGGCAACTTCCGGGCCCGCGCCGAAGCCTTTTACGACGACTTCTGGGCTCACGATCCGGCCTGTTATCTGACCGACGAGGAAATCAGCGGCGAAAAGCTCTAG